A single region of the Deinococcus radiodurans R1 = ATCC 13939 = DSM 20539 genome encodes:
- a CDS encoding DUF11 domain-containing protein: MKANMKLLALLCALGSGAAGAASTNTMTLAGTEITNQAQATFTVGGATQTTNSDAVKIVVNAVPSYTITNDGTEASPAYTSTVNVNSNATYSYSVKNTGNTPIQVAVGATVGTGSSAITQVNYSGAATGTVPTTGAATIQTITINPDQTVTLTQTFVTPAAPGTYYVNPTGVSMQYASVAANPDGSALTTATLDQTSNRTDVNNVNKTTVLTNVPLLGSPTLTNTVVPSSPNPLPPTGTTTPGTGTGPVGSGNGPAESTGPAYTGIGSTSGTQPPVVVDASGNQYAYPKADAETVNPDSVTMTTIITNPNPTAATYELVPDLSGLPAGVTVTFTDANGNPLPDTDGNGRPEVTAGPNGGTATYRVVVTYPDTESAAAVAGPIRIPVGVDGNRDGIVDATVTYNVLLSNLKFGNTNGTALGVSDVPVTRTVTQPSVTTAVVFPMDLFNDGAYDGNYALSGSTPIGPVKYYATNPDTDGDGVLSPAELAALPAEIASTGAVPVKTEKTVYAVVTIPAGQAPGDYMVTQTATGSLSGTTKSFNTDKVTVTSPNGSLLIAKRVTTPGTTTPSLNATANPGDAVSYTVTATNNYNTSLYGLVLRDPSSNNLGSFSSSNVFGFIKPSSLRATVSGVSGATVLYRTSNLNTWAAQPTVDANTTWVEVGVDTNNNSQIDSGDVFPPNAVITLTLQGTVK, translated from the coding sequence ATGAAGGCAAACATGAAACTGCTGGCGCTGCTGTGCGCACTCGGCAGTGGCGCGGCGGGGGCGGCGAGCACGAACACGATGACGCTGGCCGGGACGGAAATCACCAACCAGGCGCAGGCCACCTTCACGGTCGGCGGCGCCACGCAGACCACCAACTCGGACGCCGTCAAGATCGTGGTCAATGCCGTGCCGAGCTACACCATCACCAACGACGGCACCGAGGCGTCGCCGGCGTACACCAGCACCGTCAACGTCAACTCGAACGCCACCTACAGCTACTCGGTCAAGAACACCGGCAACACGCCGATTCAAGTGGCGGTCGGCGCCACCGTGGGCACGGGCAGCAGCGCCATTACGCAGGTGAACTACTCAGGTGCGGCCACCGGCACCGTTCCGACCACCGGCGCGGCCACCATCCAGACAATCACCATCAACCCTGATCAGACCGTGACGCTAACCCAGACCTTCGTCACGCCTGCGGCGCCCGGCACCTATTATGTCAACCCGACTGGCGTCTCCATGCAGTACGCCAGCGTCGCGGCCAATCCGGACGGCTCGGCGCTGACCACGGCGACCCTCGACCAGACCAGCAATAGGACCGACGTGAACAACGTCAACAAGACGACGGTCCTGACCAATGTTCCCCTGCTCGGCAGCCCCACCCTGACCAACACGGTGGTGCCCAGCTCGCCCAACCCCCTGCCGCCGACCGGCACCACCACGCCCGGCACCGGCACGGGCCCGGTGGGCTCCGGCAACGGCCCCGCCGAGTCCACCGGCCCCGCCTACACGGGTATCGGCAGCACCAGCGGCACGCAGCCCCCGGTGGTCGTGGACGCCAGTGGCAACCAGTACGCCTACCCCAAGGCGGACGCCGAGACCGTCAACCCCGACAGCGTCACCATGACGACCATCATCACCAACCCCAACCCCACGGCGGCGACCTATGAACTGGTGCCGGACCTGAGCGGGCTGCCCGCCGGGGTCACGGTGACCTTTACCGACGCGAACGGCAACCCGCTGCCCGACACCGACGGCAACGGGCGACCGGAAGTGACGGCGGGGCCCAACGGCGGCACCGCCACCTACAGGGTCGTGGTGACTTACCCCGACACCGAGAGCGCCGCCGCCGTGGCCGGGCCCATCAGGATACCGGTGGGCGTAGACGGCAACCGCGACGGAATCGTGGACGCGACCGTGACCTACAACGTGCTGCTGTCCAACCTGAAGTTCGGCAACACCAACGGCACGGCGCTGGGCGTTTCCGACGTGCCGGTGACCCGCACCGTCACGCAGCCTTCGGTGACCACCGCCGTCGTGTTCCCGATGGACCTTTTCAACGACGGCGCCTACGACGGCAACTACGCGCTCTCGGGCAGCACTCCGATCGGCCCGGTGAAGTACTACGCCACCAACCCCGACACCGACGGTGACGGCGTCCTGTCCCCCGCCGAACTCGCGGCGCTGCCCGCCGAGATCGCCAGCACCGGCGCCGTGCCGGTCAAGACCGAGAAGACCGTGTACGCGGTGGTCACGATTCCTGCCGGTCAGGCCCCCGGTGATTACATGGTCACGCAGACCGCCACCGGCTCGCTCAGCGGCACCACCAAGTCCTTTAACACCGACAAGGTCACGGTTACTTCGCCGAACGGTTCGCTGCTCATTGCCAAGCGGGTCACGACGCCGGGCACCACTACGCCCAGCCTGAACGCGACTGCCAATCCGGGCGACGCGGTGTCGTACACCGTGACGGCCACCAACAACTACAACACCAGCCTCTACGGTCTGGTGCTGCGCGACCCCAGCAGCAACAACCTGGGCAGCTTCAGCAGCAGCAACGTCTTTGGCTTCATCAAGCCGAGCAGCCTGAGGGCAACGGTCAGCGGCGTCAGTGGCGCCACGGTGCTGTACCGCACGAGCAACCTGAACACCTGGGCCGCTCAGCCCACCGTGGACGCCAACACCACCTGGGTCGAGGTGGGCGTGGACACCAACAACAACAGCCAGATCGACAGCGGCGACGTATTCCCGCCGAACGCCGTAATCACGCTGACCCTCCAGGGAACCGTCAAGTAA
- a CDS encoding ABC transporter substrate-binding protein, giving the protein MTPFAAGPDWPYLELRAALLARDGEQSSYALTLNDLRGWWSKSDKTVKRTLARLQAEGKVTYTPGRGRGRTSRLSFSRDLRPELLTLTRELARRQAAGELARLSRLPFPKGWVLTPDVQRIFGLSASAGGVDRLRTVVFREYTSLDPLTAFATVEAHLLLQVFDGLTRYDPATQTLEPHLAHHWGCSDDGLTWTFYLRKGVPFHHGRTLDASDVRASLERVQRGAAWLLPELLEVRSDHPYRVSLRLARPDAFLPRRLAATQALIVPRDVPPDPQQLIGTGAFQWQPLEGGVRLSAFDAHFAGRPLIDEVELYQVEPLTEAPTLHLEGAAPQKVAEWQEETGVHFLIWNAGQPAAHSAALRAAVFELHDIRRFWEETRQPWPLLSAQSFYPRRSRDRPARVHSDERARSLLAAAGPQPPLRLWVLDREDAVAEARWLSRRAAGFGLEITVELYDLHDEVTRDTPSDLMMMGEVSGPDEQLSFWTALKQPELFFRKLLPREVLAQVDTELEEYRLAQTFAGREAVIDRVEALLLEGHHVHLTHHRVKQRTVHPLLRDVWPDAYGRISFRRLWVGGPAQD; this is encoded by the coding sequence ATGACCCCTTTTGCTGCCGGCCCCGACTGGCCCTATCTGGAACTCCGGGCCGCGCTGCTTGCCCGTGACGGGGAACAGAGCAGCTATGCGCTGACCCTCAATGACCTGCGTGGCTGGTGGAGCAAAAGTGACAAGACTGTCAAGCGCACGCTGGCCCGGCTCCAGGCGGAAGGCAAAGTGACGTATACGCCTGGTCGCGGTCGGGGACGCACCTCGCGCCTTTCCTTCTCACGCGACCTGCGCCCGGAGTTGCTGACCCTCACGAGAGAGCTGGCGCGGCGGCAGGCGGCTGGCGAACTCGCCCGACTCTCACGGCTTCCCTTTCCCAAAGGCTGGGTCCTGACGCCCGACGTGCAGCGGATCTTCGGCCTGAGCGCCTCAGCCGGTGGGGTGGACCGGCTCCGGACCGTCGTCTTTCGCGAGTACACCAGCCTCGATCCGCTGACGGCCTTCGCCACGGTCGAGGCCCACCTGCTGCTGCAAGTCTTCGATGGCCTCACCCGCTACGACCCAGCGACGCAAACTTTGGAGCCGCACCTGGCCCACCACTGGGGGTGCTCGGACGACGGCCTGACGTGGACGTTTTACTTGCGCAAAGGGGTGCCGTTTCATCATGGCCGCACGCTGGACGCCAGTGACGTGCGCGCTAGCCTGGAGAGGGTGCAGCGGGGCGCGGCGTGGCTGCTACCGGAGCTGCTGGAGGTGCGCAGCGACCACCCGTACCGGGTCAGCTTGCGGCTCGCGCGCCCCGACGCCTTTTTGCCCCGGCGTCTCGCTGCGACCCAGGCGCTGATCGTGCCCAGAGACGTGCCGCCCGACCCTCAGCAACTGATCGGCACAGGCGCATTTCAGTGGCAGCCGCTTGAAGGCGGGGTACGCCTGAGCGCCTTCGACGCGCATTTCGCCGGACGGCCACTGATCGATGAGGTGGAGCTCTACCAGGTCGAGCCGCTCACTGAAGCGCCCACTCTGCATCTTGAGGGCGCCGCGCCGCAGAAGGTCGCCGAGTGGCAAGAAGAAACAGGCGTACATTTCCTGATCTGGAATGCGGGGCAACCGGCGGCGCACAGTGCGGCGCTGCGGGCCGCCGTGTTCGAACTGCACGATATTCGCCGCTTCTGGGAGGAGACACGCCAGCCCTGGCCGCTGCTGAGCGCGCAGTCGTTTTATCCCCGGCGCTCGCGGGACCGGCCCGCGCGGGTTCACTCGGACGAACGCGCCCGCTCGCTGCTGGCAGCCGCCGGCCCGCAGCCTCCCCTGCGGCTGTGGGTGCTTGACCGCGAAGATGCGGTGGCCGAGGCCCGCTGGCTCTCGCGCCGCGCCGCCGGGTTCGGCCTGGAGATCACCGTCGAGCTGTACGATCTGCACGACGAGGTGACCCGGGACACGCCCAGCGACCTCATGATGATGGGTGAGGTGAGCGGTCCCGACGAACAGCTCTCCTTCTGGACGGCGCTCAAGCAGCCCGAACTCTTTTTTCGTAAGCTGCTGCCCCGGGAGGTACTGGCCCAGGTAGACACTGAACTGGAGGAGTACCGCCTGGCCCAGACCTTTGCCGGTCGGGAAGCCGTCATTGACCGGGTCGAGGCATTGCTGCTCGAAGGGCACCACGTCCACCTGACCCACCACCGGGTGAAGCAGCGCACGGTACACCCCCTCCTGCGCGACGTGTGGCCCGACGCCTATGGGCGCATCAGTTTCCGGCGGCTGTGGGTGGGCGGCCCGGCTCAGGACTGA
- a CDS encoding DUF11 domain-containing protein yields MDANGDGQPQPGEQAEQLTLGAGASAAVLLVAVVPAGASGAALVNLTAQCPGGAQDDNNVAQLVATPPPHLELRKAFGAERLRPGDQTGVTVTATNTGAGAAPDVVLEDPLGQQLDAGLAYVPGSARTDRGRLEYSADGASWQAAEPAAVRGVRVQAGTLEPGEQTTLTFRMEARPSAENLLLNNVATVSSVTGEGAQASDTLDVRFLPGVALGPLGQPLAPEGTAADGQTLVFAVTGEPACFDHTVQNTGDVTDMFRLSVSVTQGQATPQLLGAAGEPLPQPFTLAPGEQRQVRVCYDLRSAQPLTAQVIAQGERGTSNATADLIRRVETQRPGLRKTVSKVGAPDWAPGSAVTSGDELEYTLSVTNPYAQPLAGVQVLDPLPAGTEFVSASDGGALLGAASAAQVAWTLGDLPAGATRTLTLRVRVGRDVRDDQELRNVFELTSSELPAPLHSNAASAVVWNTAPLLSKTLDRRDAAPGDLLTYTLTLKNPSASTALVDLVITDTPAAALKYVTGTSRLAGVPTADPAENGGELQWRVPRLGAGESLTLSYGLRVLPGAAGELLNTAVLRGYGEQTHAVAVASNRAQVSATLKLLNFAPLGDVLGTVYLDANGNRRLDEGETVLSGARVALAGGRLALTDSRGRYHFGNVDLGTQALRLDLGSVPAVRDPGTQVVQVQGLTTVDFPLRALAALQVKRDLRVQVGELTLTKRLTEIPGGYRVTTTLQSPVALAEVAWTDPLPAGAALVSGQNVRRERLSAGSTTWTYDLRWSGPPSAALTDPVLKVVK; encoded by the coding sequence GTGGACGCGAACGGCGACGGGCAGCCGCAGCCGGGTGAACAGGCCGAGCAGCTCACCCTCGGCGCGGGGGCGAGTGCAGCAGTATTGCTGGTGGCCGTCGTGCCCGCCGGGGCAAGCGGCGCGGCGCTGGTCAACCTGACGGCCCAGTGTCCGGGGGGGGCTCAGGACGACAACAACGTCGCTCAGCTCGTGGCCACGCCCCCACCGCACCTCGAACTTCGCAAGGCCTTCGGCGCCGAGCGGCTGCGGCCCGGTGACCAGACCGGCGTGACGGTCACGGCCACCAACACGGGGGCCGGCGCGGCGCCGGATGTGGTGCTCGAAGATCCGCTGGGCCAGCAACTGGACGCGGGGCTCGCCTACGTGCCCGGCAGCGCCCGAACCGACCGGGGTCGGCTGGAATACAGCGCGGACGGCGCGTCGTGGCAGGCCGCCGAGCCCGCCGCCGTGCGGGGCGTGCGCGTGCAGGCCGGCACCCTGGAGCCCGGCGAGCAGACCACCCTCACCTTCCGTATGGAGGCCCGACCCAGCGCCGAAAACCTCCTGCTGAACAATGTCGCCACCGTCAGCAGCGTGACCGGAGAAGGAGCGCAGGCCAGCGACACGCTCGACGTGCGCTTCCTGCCGGGGGTGGCCCTCGGGCCGCTGGGGCAGCCGCTGGCGCCGGAAGGCACCGCCGCTGACGGGCAGACTCTTGTCTTTGCCGTCACGGGCGAGCCCGCCTGCTTCGACCACACCGTGCAAAACACCGGGGACGTGACCGACATGTTCCGCCTGAGTGTGAGCGTCACGCAGGGGCAGGCCACGCCTCAGCTGCTGGGCGCGGCGGGCGAACCGTTGCCGCAGCCCTTCACGCTGGCCCCCGGCGAGCAGCGGCAGGTGCGGGTCTGCTACGACCTGCGGAGCGCGCAACCGCTCACCGCGCAGGTCATTGCGCAGGGCGAGCGCGGCACCAGCAACGCCACCGCCGACCTGATTCGCCGGGTCGAGACGCAGCGACCTGGGCTGCGCAAAACCGTGAGCAAGGTGGGCGCGCCGGACTGGGCACCGGGAAGCGCCGTGACCAGCGGCGATGAGCTGGAATACACCCTGAGCGTGACCAACCCCTACGCGCAGCCGCTCGCGGGCGTGCAGGTGCTCGACCCACTGCCCGCCGGAACCGAGTTTGTCAGCGCTTCGGACGGCGGCGCACTGCTTGGTGCGGCGAGCGCAGCGCAGGTCGCGTGGACCCTGGGCGACCTACCTGCCGGGGCGACCCGGACCCTCACGCTGCGGGTGCGGGTGGGCCGCGACGTGCGTGACGACCAGGAACTGCGCAACGTGTTCGAGCTGACCAGCAGTGAACTGCCGGCGCCCCTGCACAGCAACGCCGCGAGCGCGGTCGTCTGGAACACGGCGCCGCTGCTCAGCAAGACCCTCGACCGCCGCGACGCCGCGCCCGGCGACCTGCTGACCTACACCCTGACTCTGAAAAACCCGTCGGCGAGCACCGCCCTGGTGGACTTGGTGATCACCGACACGCCCGCCGCGGCGCTGAAGTACGTGACCGGCACCAGCCGCCTGGCAGGTGTGCCCACCGCCGACCCCGCCGAGAACGGCGGCGAGCTTCAGTGGCGCGTGCCGCGGCTGGGCGCCGGCGAGAGCCTCACCCTGAGCTACGGCCTGCGGGTGCTGCCCGGCGCGGCGGGTGAGCTGCTCAACACTGCGGTCCTGCGCGGCTACGGCGAGCAGACGCACGCCGTGGCGGTGGCGAGCAACCGGGCGCAGGTGAGCGCCACCCTCAAGCTGCTGAACTTTGCGCCGCTCGGCGACGTGCTGGGCACGGTGTACCTCGACGCCAACGGCAACCGGCGACTCGACGAAGGCGAAACGGTCCTCAGCGGCGCCCGGGTGGCGCTGGCGGGCGGGCGGCTGGCCCTGACCGACAGCCGGGGGCGCTACCACTTCGGCAACGTGGACCTCGGCACGCAGGCGCTGCGGCTCGACCTGGGCAGCGTGCCGGCGGTGCGCGACCCCGGCACCCAGGTGGTGCAGGTCCAGGGCCTGACCACGGTGGATTTCCCGCTGCGCGCGCTGGCCGCACTCCAGGTGAAACGTGACTTGAGGGTGCAGGTGGGCGAGTTGACCCTCACCAAGCGCCTGACTGAGATTCCCGGCGGCTACCGCGTGACCACCACGCTTCAGAGCCCGGTCGCGCTCGCCGAGGTCGCCTGGACCGACCCGCTGCCCGCCGGAGCTGCCCTCGTGAGTGGGCAAAACGTGCGCCGCGAGCGCTTGAGTGCCGGCAGCACGACTTGGACCTACGACCTGCGCTGGAGCGGGCCCCCCTCGGCGGCGCTCACCGATCCCGTTCTCAAGGTGGTGAAGTAA
- a CDS encoding GGDEF domain-containing protein yields MQESQTSFKRLSEFAQQRRLLHERLKREDARDVDWQERLRQADILARQDALTGVLNRRGLDEGLSALQQSGEWSATQQAEQIAVGFIDIDHFKSFNDEFSHATGDEVLRCLAALLQQIALSPTPSLLGRYGGEEFVLVASVNEERTAWQLFEDCRELIRDHDWSGIAAQRGVTVSIGFATGVPADLPQLLLKADEHLYQAKREGRNRTLPQPASIHSRA; encoded by the coding sequence TTGCAGGAATCCCAGACTTCGTTCAAACGGCTCAGCGAATTCGCTCAGCAGCGGCGCTTGCTTCACGAGCGTCTTAAAAGGGAGGACGCCCGCGACGTAGACTGGCAGGAGCGGTTGCGTCAGGCCGACATTCTCGCCCGGCAGGACGCGCTCACTGGCGTGCTGAACCGGCGGGGGCTGGATGAAGGACTCAGTGCCTTACAGCAGAGTGGGGAATGGTCCGCCACACAACAGGCGGAGCAGATCGCCGTGGGATTTATCGATATCGACCACTTCAAATCATTCAACGACGAATTCTCCCACGCTACAGGAGACGAGGTGCTGCGCTGCTTGGCCGCACTTTTGCAACAGATTGCGCTCTCCCCCACTCCCAGCCTGCTGGGCCGCTACGGAGGCGAGGAGTTTGTCCTGGTCGCTTCCGTGAATGAAGAGCGCACCGCCTGGCAACTGTTTGAAGATTGCCGCGAGTTGATTCGCGACCATGACTGGAGCGGCATCGCGGCTCAGCGCGGCGTCACGGTCAGCATAGGGTTTGCCACCGGGGTGCCTGCCGACCTTCCTCAACTGCTGCTGAAGGCTGACGAACATCTCTATCAGGCCAAGCGCGAGGGCCGCAACCGCACTCTGCCGCAGCCAGCTTCTATACATTCCCGTGCATAG